AAAATCCGTCAGAAAGCAAAAAGGCCTCTTACAAGAGGCCTTTTCATTTGTAGATGAGCACATTAACCGATAAAGGAGATGTACCCTTGAAGGATAATTAAGTTCACAATGTCGATAAAGAAAGCACCCACAATCGGCACCACCATAAATGCCTGAGGTGATGGGCCATATTGGTTGACTACTGACCCCATGTTCATCACAGCCGTGGGCGTTGCACCTAAACCAAATCCACAATGACCACCCGCGATAACAGCCGCATCGTAGTTTGAGCCCATAACCTTAAAAGTCACAAAGTAAGTAAAAATACCTAAGATCACCGATTGAACCGAAAGGATGATCAGAAACGGAATCGCGAGATCAAAAATGTTCCACAGCTTCAAGCTCATTAGAGCCATGGCTAAGAACAGTGACAATGAAACCGTGCCCAGAATATCGACTGTTTCTGCATCTACCTTATGAGTTTTGGTCACTTCCATGATATTAGTGATAAACACGCCAATAAATAGCGCATAAACGAAATCAGGGATCATCAGCCAGCTAATCTCCAGACTGCTGACCCATTGTTCCAAGTATTTGGCTCCTGTCACACAGATAAGCAAAACAAACAGGATTTCAATCACTTTTTTCGCTGTAACCTTGTCCTCTTCATACTCATTGTAAGTGATGACTTCAGGAAACTTTTCATGGGTATCTGTCCCGCGTCCGTATTCTGATTCAAGGTTGTTTTTATTGATCAGCTTTTTGAGCAACAGGGCTACCGATGATACCACCGATAATCAGACCAAACGTGGCAGAAGCCATCGCGATTTCTAGCGTGTTCTTCAGGCCATAAGTTTCTGAAAAGGTTTGAGACCAAGCTGCGCCGGTTCCGTGTCCACCGGATAGAGTGATAGAACCAGCAATCAAGCCCATTAAAGGGTCTAAGCCTAGCGCAGAAGCCAATGACACTCCAACACCGTTTTGAATCATGATGTAAAAAGATGCAACCGCAAGAAAGATAAAGACTTTAACGCCACCTTTCATCAACTGCGTATAGTTTGCTGCCAAGCCAACAGTACTGAAAAACATCAGCATAAAAGTATTTTGTAACGGCAGTGAGAATTCCAGATCCAATTCGTTAAAATGCATGCCTGTAATGATCATCGCCACAATCAAACCACCCACAATGGGCTCTGGAATATTGAACTTCTTCAGAATAGGGAGCTTAGAATTTACAAAGTGGCCTAGAAACAAAACGCTGATTGCGATTAAGAAAGATTCTAGTGGTCCAACCGAAATTATCTGATTCATATAACCTCTTCATTGTCTGTCACTCATCTTCCCTAACGAGCTAAGAGCATATTGCTCTGGGCCATTTCGTTACCAAGGCCTCGGTAACAATTGCAGGCACTGATTGAGATGTTCTCTGTTAAAAAAACGTCCTATCCACAGCGGGTAAACCCGCTCAATTTCAACATCGAAACCCTACGGTGTACGTTAGGGACCGAAAAAGAAAGCGGACATTATTAATAAACTCACAGGCATTTGTCGAGCATGGAGAGAAAATTCGCGTCATGAAACGATGTAAATTGACGAGGAATTGACCAAAAGACAAAAAAAAAAAGCCAATCGCAATAAGGGCGATTGGCACATATATTGTGTGAACAAAAATCATTCACTAACAACGTCAGTTGGCTAGGTGACCCTCGGCTTAATAAGGGTCACTTCAAGTAATGCAGATAGCGTGCCAACTTAAAAAGGCCATAAAATACCAATATTGGTCCAATTTTTAGCCAATTTATTATAATCAATATGCAAAATGAAAATTGCATTTTGCAAATAAGTGCAATTCGATATTAAACAAGTCTCTTATCGATTAATTTATCAATTCACTGTTTTCATACTTTTTTACGTTATTGACGATATACTCTCATCACCTGAACTGACCCGTTGTAACGAATGAACTACTTATCTACTTTTTTTCAAAGGCCTAGCCATGGGTGCGGCCGACGTAGTACCCGGTGTCTCTGGAGGCACCATTGCCTTTATTACAGGCATCTATGACACCTTATTGGAAAGTATCCGACGCATTAATCCTAGCTTACTCGGCATTTTGAAGCATGATGGAATCAAAGCAGCGTTCAACCATATCAACGGCTTATTCCTTGTCGCGCTGTTCGGTGGTGTGCTAACCAGTATTGCGACACTTGCCAAGCTGATTTCGTGGTTACTAGTCACGCACCCTATCCCTTTATGGTCCTTTTTCTTTGGTCTGATTCTGGTTTCTGTTTTCCATATGCTGAAACAAATTGAGAAAAGAAGCATCAGTCGCCTTATCTTCCTATTACTCGGGGTCGGTTTTGCTTATAGCATTACCATCCTCAACCCCCTTCAAATGGATCCAACCAGCATCAATATCATGTTTGCCGGAGCGATCGCTATATGCGCGATGATCTTGCCTGGCATCTCTGGCAGCTTT
This DNA window, taken from Vibrio neptunius, encodes the following:
- a CDS encoding DUF368 domain-containing protein, giving the protein MGAADVVPGVSGGTIAFITGIYDTLLESIRRINPSLLGILKHDGIKAAFNHINGLFLVALFGGVLTSIATLAKLISWLLVTHPIPLWSFFFGLILVSVFHMLKQIEKRSISRLIFLLLGVGFAYSITILNPLQMDPTSINIMFAGAIAICAMILPGISGSFILLLIGMYSPVLGAVKSLDVTVLLLFLTGCVIGLLSFSHVLSWLLSRFRDLTLIFLTGLMIGTLPKIWPWKETLTWRTNSSGEQVPLLERNLSPLDFEAITSQPAQIGMAIILMLCAIALVLSLEKFADKRDI